The following are encoded together in the Thermotoga sp. genome:
- a CDS encoding penicillin-binding transpeptidase domain-containing protein, with amino-acid sequence MKEFSAEAGHAIVMESRTGKILSMVTTRNWNDLIGGYIEPGSTIKPVVYAIALETKSASPSFSIECEGQIKPVESLNVIIRDIEKHGKVAFLTGIVKSCNVMSVRVGELIVKNIGVEGFYEWLKKAGFGRRTGVEMEGEIDGVLRDPKEWSLIDPAEISIGQGIGVTPLQLVASLNTFANEGYWVKPSILKESPVKKKKIFSRETAEMIKEAMVGVVEEGTGRLAQVRGLKIAGKTGTAQKAVGGRYQNLYHSLFVGFFPADDPKYTIMVHLDSPSRAFYGGDVAAPVFRKIVELLTEKREKKITLIRGLMPDLVGLPVRDALLVLEESGVEDVKLEGKGWIVSGQTPPPDYPLKGEIVLTLDNQK; translated from the coding sequence GTGAAAGAATTCTCCGCGGAAGCAGGGCACGCCATCGTTATGGAATCCAGGACGGGAAAGATTCTCTCGATGGTAACTACGAGGAACTGGAACGACCTGATCGGTGGTTACATCGAACCCGGTTCTACCATAAAGCCTGTGGTCTACGCTATCGCTTTGGAGACGAAGTCCGCATCACCGTCTTTTTCCATAGAATGTGAAGGTCAGATAAAGCCTGTCGAGAGTTTGAACGTCATTATAAGAGACATAGAAAAACACGGGAAGGTGGCCTTCCTCACCGGAATCGTGAAGTCCTGTAACGTTATGAGTGTGAGAGTAGGAGAGCTCATCGTGAAGAACATAGGAGTTGAAGGATTCTACGAATGGTTGAAAAAAGCAGGCTTTGGAAGACGAACAGGGGTGGAAATGGAAGGGGAGATCGATGGGGTGCTGAGGGATCCAAAAGAGTGGTCTCTCATAGACCCAGCGGAGATCTCCATAGGCCAGGGAATCGGTGTCACACCCTTACAACTTGTGGCCTCCCTCAATACATTCGCCAACGAAGGCTACTGGGTAAAACCATCCATCCTGAAAGAGAGTCCCGTTAAGAAGAAAAAGATCTTTTCGAGAGAGACGGCTGAAATGATTAAAGAAGCCATGGTAGGAGTTGTCGAAGAGGGAACAGGAAGACTCGCACAGGTCAGGGGGCTGAAGATCGCTGGTAAGACCGGAACGGCTCAGAAAGCAGTTGGAGGAAGATACCAAAACCTTTACCATTCACTCTTCGTGGGCTTTTTCCCTGCAGACGATCCCAAATACACGATAATGGTGCATCTGGACAGTCCTTCCAGAGCATTCTATGGAGGTGATGTCGCTGCCCCCGTGTTCAGGAAGATAGTGGAACTTTTAACGGAGAAAAGAGAAAAGAAAATAACACTCATAAGAGGATTGATGCCGGATCTAGTGGGATTACCGGTAAGGGATGCCCTCCTTGTGCTGGAAGAATCTGGCGTCGAGGATGTGAAGCTAGAAGGCAAAGGGTGGATAGTGTCCGGTCAGACACCCCCACCCGATTATCCGCTGAAAGGAGAAATTGTTTTGACGTTGGATAATCAAAAGTAA